The Anopheles coluzzii chromosome 2, AcolN3, whole genome shotgun sequence genome window below encodes:
- the LOC120950835 gene encoding protein O-mannosyl-transferase TMTC4 gives MSSLRQQTVAQYALLVAASLLAYGGSLYGTFVFDDSAAIVKNMDVRNVATPFRDLLRHDFWGNNLTDPTSHKSFRPLTVLSFQLENRLLGLNAGHMKKVNLALHTLICLLVFKLYQVLWRDSGQFRTPFWAAFIFTVHPIHTEAVVGIVGRADLLAAIGYLTVLVLYQRWLASERRYGAVVYAGLFLLTVLSMLFKETGMTALVACGAIDLLKRINFRVPLAEFFTVHRSRLGRMFILACLSLATVALRLWIMDFESPRFHRMDNPIGATNSTVSRLLSQSYLYWLNSWLLICPDWLSFDWALGSVPLLESVADYRMQFVVLFYAAIAVLALRSYESKSREITTSLALAIIPFLPACGLVRVGFVIAERLIYLPSVGFCYLIAVGWRRLIKRSVAFYIPLCLLCTMFILKTQSRAYEWTSEDLLFRSALRVCPHNAKVYYNIARLATDQGDRATAFTFYRRAIELHPEYEAAHMNLGNLYRETHELDRAEWHLRRAIEIHEPFPSAWMNLGIVQAARKDHDAALTSYQRALQLKPNYANCLYNLGNLYIDKQNSSMALRYWREAIQQNPRHSKAWANILALYDNRGRTEDIIRTSALALTFLPNDTAILFTRANAYGKLGQYETAESLYHQIIAARPDHAVYRANLGVLYHRWGQRKAQAIEQYRAALRLDPNLRSAKANLLKLMDAT, from the exons ATGTCTTCCTTGCGCCAACAAACCGTCGCACAG TATGCGCTGCTCGTTGCCGCCTCGCTCCTCGCTTACGGTGGCTCACTGTACGGAACGTTCGTGTTCGACGATTCGGCCGCGATCGTCAAAAACATGGACGTGCGCAATGTGGCCACCCCGTTTCGCGACCTGCTGCGGCACGACTTTTGGGGCAACAACCTAACCGACCCGACCAGCCACAAATCCTTCCGGCCGCTGACCGTGCTTAGCTTCCAGCTGGAGAACCGGCTGCTAGGACTGAACGCCGGCCACATGAAAAAGGTCAACCTGGCACTGCACACGCTCATCTGCCTGTTGGTGTTTAAGCTGTATCAGGTTTTGTGGCGTGATTCGGGCCAATTCCGTACCCCGTTTTGGGCCGCCTTCATCTTCACCGTCCATCCGATACACACGGAGGCAGTCGTGGGAATTGTAGGACGGGCCGATCTGCTGGCCGCCATCGGATACCTGACCGTGCTGGTGCTGTACCAACGATGGCTAGCGAGCGAACGTCGCTACGGGGCGGTTGTGTATGCGGGACTCTTCCTGCTCACCGTGCTCTCGATGCTGTTCAAGGAAACGGGCATGACCGCGCTCGTTGCCTGTGGGGCGATAGATTTGCTAAAGCGCATCAATTTCCGAGTTCCTTTGGCAGAGTTTTTCACCGTGCATAGGTCCCGGCTAGGTCGGATGTTTATCCTAGCTTGCCTTTCCCTAGCAACGGTTGCTCTGCGCCTATGGATAATGGACTTTGAAAGTCCCCGGTTTCATCGAATGGATAATCCGATCGGAGCGACCAACAGTACCGTCTCGCGACTTCTCTCCCAAAGCTATCTTTACTGGCTAAACAGCTGGCTGTTAATTTGTCCCGATTGGTTAAGCTTCGACTGGGCGCTCGGTTCCGTCCCCTTGCTGGAAAGTGTCGCCGACTATCGCATGCAGTTTGTCGTTCTGTTTTATGCCGCCATTGCGGTACTAGCCTTACGTTCGTATGAATCCAAATCGCGGGAAATTACCACATCGCTAGCATTAGCTATCATTCCCTTTCTTCCGGCGTGCGGGCTGGTACGGGTCGGTTTTGTCATTGCCGAACGGTTGATCTACCTTCCCTCGGTTGGCTTTTGCTATCTGATTGCAGTAGGCTGGCGACGTTTGATCAAACGCTCCGTTGCTTTCTACATCCCGCTGTGCCTACTTTGCACCATGTTTATCCTGAAAACACAGTCCCGTGCGTACGAGTGGACGTCGGAAGATTTACTGTTCCGCTCGGCACTGCGCGTTTGTCCACACAATGCGAAAGTGTACTACAACATTGCACGGCTGGCGACGGATCAGGGCGACCGTGCAACGGCCTTTACCTTTTATCGCCGTGCAATCGAGCTGCATCCCGAGTACGAGGCGGCACACATGAATCTGGGCAATCTGTACCGCGAAACGCACGAGCTCGACCGGGCGGAATGGCACCTGCGCCGGGCGATCGAAATTCATGAACCGTTCCCTTCGGCCTGGATGAATCTGGGCATTGTGCAGGCGGCACGGAAGGATCATGACGCCGCCCTGACAAGCTATCAGCGTGCACTGCAGCTGAAGCCGAACTATGCCAACTGCCTGTACAATCTGGGCAATTTG TACATTGACAAACAGAACTCCTCCATGGCGCTGCGTTACTGGCGGGAAGCGATACAGCAAAACCCCCGACACAGCAAAGCCTGGGCCAACATACTCGCACTGTACGACAATCGGGGCCGCACGGAGGATATTATTCGCACGTCCGCCCTGGCACTGACCTTCCTACCGAACGATACCGCCATCCTGTTTACCCGTGCCAATGCGTACGGCAAGCTGGGCCAGTACGAGACGGCCGAATCGCTGTACCATCAAATCATTGCCGCCCGGCCCGATCACGCCGTGTACCGGGCGAACCTCGGCGTGCTGTATCACCGGTGGGGCCAGCGGAAGGCGCAGGCAATCGAGCAGTACCGGGCAGCGTTGCGGCTGGATCCGAATTTGCGCAGTGCCAAAGCGAACCTGCTGAAACTGATGGACGCGACGTAG
- the LOC120950836 gene encoding zinc finger protein with KRAB and SCAN domains 8-like codes for MFPYKQTQPSETVAPQLHPELHTICRTCLQQSNDTRSIFDLDQTTQLTYSEKVMQCVDVEIYPHDSLPNRICRQCVDDLDVACRFRANCTSSSVVLQTYLSYNGLEEKQLDMMLQPTLAQSVHSDPDDGDEIAIHLDSGVMYTYKPPSGLDVKLVHHSAEDVIFNSGNMKMESLNGNANVPVEEPVNSVAATMAMVEPMHHSSLDGNITLAMESAEATKNDHIEYMFEVVNEPETDDSMLEPAVDVMHVQNTATADRTLRKTTNNMTPDSTNTHSNGKQYSFANRTNAASVKTLQTIRKSHTPNETKPTIEAVTTQPAADGSGVETVIRVKRNLSAPKPSLVCKLCNVTYKHKHALETHMRRHRGDRPHKCDYCEKSFVVPFELQRHMRIHTGQKPYKCQYCERAYSDFGSKTKHERTHTGERPYACHYCDKTFSYSHVLNSHLLVHTGVKKYCCSICGKRFTKSHHLKTHYNTHQITNTDVGTVQGSEIEMPNNSNSKQQSTDVIYTEQLQDELIASKDEQQSSGNGGVLVDSYHHGTGPGLIAATEWTTMVHNNGGGGGGSATSAAITTEELENVSIVNFADYIIKSDGLDDLLVVQDSGDDELVELVGQPIMHR; via the exons ATGTTTCCgtacaaacaaacgcaaccaTCCGAAACGGTGGCACCCCAGCTTCATCCCGAGCTGCACACCATTTGCCGCACATGTTTGCAACAGTCAAACGATACGCGGTCCATCTTCGACCTGGACCAAACTACCCAGCTTACCTACTCCGAGAAGGTGATGCAGTGCGTGGACGTCGAAATCTATCCGCACGATAGCCTCCCGAACCGGATCTGTCGGCAGTGCGTCGATGATCTCGATGTGGCGTGCCGGTTTCGGGCCAACTGCACCAGTTCCAGCGTCGTGCTGCAAACGTACCTTTCCTACAATGGGCTAGAAGAGAAGCAGCTCGATATGATGCTGCAACCAACGCTTGCACAATCGGTCCATTCCGATCCAGACGATGGTGATGAAATAGCAATACATCTCGATTCCGGTGTGATGTACACGTACAAACCACCGTCCGGATTGGACGTGAAGTTGGTGCACCATAGCGCGGAGGATGTGATATTCAACTCGGGAAACATGAAAATGGAATCTCTCAACGGGAATGCGAACGTTCCCGTGGAAGAACCGGTGAATTCGGTGGCTGCAACAATGGCGATGGTTGAACCGATGCATCATTCTAGCTTAGATGGAAATATCACTCTGGCGATGGAGAGTGCAGAGGCTACGAAGAACGATCATATAGAGTATATGTTTGAAGTCGTAAATGAACCGGAAACTGATGATTCGATGTTAGAACCGGCGGTGGATGTGATG CATGTACAGAACACGGCTACTGCCGATCGAACGCTACGAAAGACCACAAACAACATGACTCCCGACAGCACCAACACCCATTCCAATGGCAAACAGTATTCCTTCGCCAACCGTACCAACGCGGCCAGTGTGAAAACGTTACAAACCATCcgcaaatcacacacaccGAACGAGACGAAGCCCACGATCGAGGCGGTCACAACACAGCCAGCCGCCGACGGCAGCGGCGTCGAGACGGTAATTCGCGTAAAACGCAACCTGTCCGCCCCGAAACCATCGCTCGTCTGCAAGCTGTGCAACGTGACGTACAAGCATAAGCACGCGCTGGAAACACACATGCGGCGGCATCGCGGCGATCGGCCACACAAGTGTGACTACTGCGAGAAATCGTTCGTCGTGCCGTTCGAGCTGCAGCGCCACATGCGCATCCATACCGGCCAAAAACCGTACAAATGTCAATACTGTGAACGGGCGTACTCGGACTTCGGTAgcaaaacgaaacacgaacGTACACACACGGGTGAACG aCCTTATGCGTGCCACTATTGTGACAAGACGTTCTCATACTCGCACGTTCTTAATAGCCACCTGCTCGTGCACACTGGTGTAAAGAAGTATTG TTGTTCGATCTGTGGGAAACGGTTCACAAAATCACACCACTTGAAAACCCACTACAACACACATCAGATTACCAACACCGATGTGGGCACCGTCCAAGGGTCCGAAATTGAAATGCCAAACAACAGTAACAGTAAGCAGCAATCGACGGACGTCATCTACACGGAACAGCTGCAGGACGAGTTGATTGCATCCAAAGACGAGCAGCAATCAAGTGGCAACGGTGGTGTTCTGGTTGATTCGTATCACCATGGCACCGGTCCCGGTCTGATTGCAGCAACCGAGTGGACGACAATGGTGCACaacaatggtggtggtggtggtggtagtgcaACATCAGCGGCAATCACGACGGAAGAGTTGGAAAACGTGTCAATCGTGAACTTTGCCGATTACATCATTAAAAGCGATGGTCTCGATGATCTGCTGGTAGTACAGGACTCGGGCGATGACGAGCTGGTGGAGCTGGTCGGCCAGCCGATAATgcaccgatga
- the LOC120948933 gene encoding dual specificity mitogen-activated protein kinase kinase 4-like: MSDDQSSQSSPATTPSSARPFMPLPLELNGERRKPSKKLSFQGCQGGQAPVIPDPTRERIRMQATAGKLQIAPNQTYDFTSEDMIDEGEIGRGAFGAVNRMKFTHTGTVMAVKRIRSTVDEKEQKQLLMDLEVVMKSNDCNTIVTFYGALFKEGDCWICMELMDTSLDKFYKFICEKQQSPIPEPILAQITFATVRALNYLKEELKIIHRDVKPSNILLKRNGDIKLCDFGISGQLVDSIARTKDAGCRPYMAPERIDPQRAKGYDVRSDVWSLGITLMEVATGKFPYPKWGSVFEQLSQVVEGDPPRLSTTYNGMEFSIDFVNFVNTCLIKDERDRPKYGRLLQHPFIQQAEKSDTDVAAYVSEVLESMANNGITQFTTDLPAEGWNESFN; this comes from the exons ATGTCAGACGATCAGAGTTCACAATCCTCCCCAG CAACCACACCATCCTCAGCACGTCCCTTCATGCCACTGCCGCTGGAACTGAACGGCGAGCGAAGGAAACCGTCCAAAAAGCTCAGCTTCCAAGGATGCCAGGGCGGGCAGGCGCCGGTCATACCGGATCCGACGCGCGAACGCATACGAATGCAGGCGACGGCGGGCAAACTACAGATCGCGCCAAACCAAACGTACGACTTCACCTCGGAAGATATGATCGACGAGGGTGAAATAGGGCGCGGTGCGTTCGGTGCCGTCAACCGGATGAAGTTCACGCACACGGGCACGGTGATGGCGGTGAAGCGGATCCGCTCGACCGTGGACGAGAAGGAGCAGAAGCAGCTGCTGATGGATCTGGAGGTGGTGATGAAGTCGAACGACTGCAACACCATCGTCACGTTCTACGGGGCACTGTTCAAGGAGGGCGACTGCTGGATCTGCATGGAGCTGATGGACACGTCGCTAGACAAGTTCTACAAGTTTATCTGCGAAAAGCAACAGAGCCCCATCCCGGAACCGATACTGGCGCAGATCACGTTCGCGACGGTCCGCGCGCTCAACTATCTGAAGGAGGAGCtgaaaattatccaccgggATGTAAAACCGAGCAATATACTGCTGAAACGGAACGGCGACATTAAGCTGTGCGATTTCGGCATCTCCGGCCAGCTAGTGGATTCGATCGCACGCACCAAGGATGCCGGCTGCCGGCCGTACATGGcg CCCGAACGCATCGATCCCCAGCGCGCTAAGGGCTATGACGTGCGCAGTGACGTGTGGTCGCTCGGAATTACGCTGATGGAGGTGGCGACCGGGAAGTTCCCCTATCCAAAGTGGGGCTCCGTGTTTGAGCAGCTTTCACAG GTTGTCGAAGGTGACCCGCCTAGACTGTCCACCACCTACAATGGGATGGAATTTTCGATAGATTTtgtaaattttgtaaataccTG TTTAATTAAAGACGAGCGCGATCGTCCCAAGTACGGTCGGCTGTTGCAGCATCCGTTCATTCAGCAGGCCGAAAAGAGTGACACAGACGTAGCGGCGTACGTAAGCGAAGTGCTGGAATCGATGGCCAACAATGGTATCACGCAGTTTACCACGGACCTGCCAGCGGAAGGTTGGAACGAAAGCTTCAATTAG